One Brevibacillus choshinensis genomic window carries:
- a CDS encoding MarR family winged helix-turn-helix transcriptional regulator, translating into MLEIYLKECLYFTANRLSRVITKMADDEFAVSGLSPTHAFLLMAVYEKEGISQKELGEILHLQPSTVTRLIEKLVGKGLLYSRVEGRLSLIYSTDKGKALEDVINQCWNNLRSRYSAVLGDKEGDDLTFQLYKVSDQLEHKE; encoded by the coding sequence ATGCTCGAGATTTATTTAAAAGAATGCCTATACTTCACTGCAAACCGGCTCAGTCGGGTTATCACGAAAATGGCTGATGATGAGTTTGCCGTAAGCGGTTTGTCGCCAACCCATGCTTTTTTACTGATGGCCGTGTATGAAAAGGAAGGGATCTCACAGAAAGAGTTAGGCGAAATTCTCCATCTCCAACCTTCTACGGTGACCCGTCTTATCGAGAAGCTTGTCGGAAAAGGGTTGCTATACAGCCGCGTGGAGGGACGTTTGTCGCTCATCTATTCAACGGATAAAGGCAAAGCTTTGGAAGATGTGATCAACCAGTGTTGGAATAACCTTCGCAGCCGATATTCAGCCGTTTTGGGCGATAAAGAAGGGGATGACTTAACCTTTCAGTTATATAAAGTAAGTGATCAATTAGAGCATAAAGAATGA